A single genomic interval of Candidatus Eisenbacteria bacterium harbors:
- the recR gene encoding recombination mediator RecR, translating into MKYSSQLVEKLIEELAALPGIGRKSAQRIAFHLMRVPREDASRLSDAIMKVKDSVRYCGVCWNITEVEPCHICKDGERNLTEICVVEMPNDALAVEGTGEYRGTYHVLHGAISPLDGIGPENLKIKELLKRLEDGRVREVIVATNPSVQGEATALYLRKVIARKDLRVTRIARGISVGTDLEYADKVTLARALEGRKDME; encoded by the coding sequence GTGAAATACAGCTCGCAGCTTGTCGAGAAACTCATAGAAGAGCTTGCCGCGCTTCCCGGAATAGGTAGAAAGTCCGCGCAGAGAATTGCTTTTCACCTCATGCGCGTCCCGAGAGAAGATGCCTCCCGGCTTTCCGATGCAATAATGAAGGTGAAAGACTCAGTGAGGTACTGCGGAGTGTGCTGGAACATCACCGAAGTCGAACCTTGCCACATTTGCAAGGACGGGGAGAGAAATCTCACGGAAATCTGCGTGGTGGAAATGCCGAATGATGCGCTTGCCGTTGAGGGGACGGGCGAATACAGAGGCACGTATCACGTGCTTCATGGGGCAATCTCGCCGCTTGATGGTATTGGCCCCGAGAATCTGAAGATCAAGGAGCTTCTGAAGAGACTTGAAGACGGAAGAGTCAGAGAAGTCATAGTCGCAACAAACCCGAGTGTCCAGGGCGAAGCGACAGCGCTCTACTTGAGGAAAGTCATCGCGAGAAAAGACCTTAGGGTGACAAGGATTGCAAGAGGAATTTCTGTCGGGACTGACCTCGAATACGCAGATAAGGTCACGCTCGCACGGGCACTGGAGGGAAGAAAAGACATGGAGTAA
- a CDS encoding DUF167 domain-containing protein, whose product MKISVVVRANSKVEKVEEASQGSYRIWVKEPRKGGRANAAVLRALGAHFGIPVSRIAIKSGHTSSRKIVEIV is encoded by the coding sequence ATGAAAATCTCGGTGGTTGTGAGAGCGAATTCGAAGGTCGAGAAGGTTGAAGAAGCGAGCCAGGGCAGCTATCGCATCTGGGTCAAGGAGCCTCGAAAAGGAGGCAGGGCAAATGCTGCAGTCCTGCGGGCGCTCGGGGCGCACTTCGGCATTCCGGTGTCACGTATCGCAATCAAGAGCGGTCACACTTCGAGTCGCAAGATCGTAGAGATTGTGTGA
- a CDS encoding YbaB/EbfC family nucleoid-associated protein, whose product MKNFASIMKQAQKMQEKMNELQAQLETKIVESSAGGGMVKVTANGRQEIVSIKIDPEVVSKDDVEMLEDLILSAVNEARRKADELAKEEMARLTGELGLPGLFK is encoded by the coding sequence ATGAAGAATTTTGCATCGATCATGAAACAAGCGCAGAAGATGCAGGAAAAGATGAATGAGCTTCAGGCACAACTTGAGACCAAGATTGTCGAGAGTTCCGCGGGCGGAGGGATGGTCAAGGTTACAGCAAATGGCAGGCAGGAGATCGTTTCAATAAAGATAGACCCTGAGGTTGTGAGCAAAGACGATGTCGAAATGCTTGAGGACCTCATCCTTTCTGCAGTGAACGAAGCGAGAAGAAAAGCGGATGAGCTCGCCAAGGAAGAAATGGCGAGACTCACCGGTGAACTGGGTCTCCCGGGGCTCTTCAAGTGA
- the dnaX gene encoding DNA polymerase III subunit gamma/tau, with protein sequence MQEKIPYQVLSRRWRPRVFEEIVGQEHVTTCLMNAIEAGRVGHAYLFSGSRGVGKTTAARVFARAINCENGPKRNPCNECNTCKEMLIGSSLDFLEIDGASNRGIDEVREIREKIKYATAGSRYRIYVIDEVHMLTTPAFNALLKTLEEPPSHVIFIMATTAPSEIPPTILSRCQRFDFRRIFPEKIVERLKMVSKKEHFSVEDEALAVIAKKAEGSMRDAESMLDQLVTGTEGTVTAEVVRNFLGIPKEDVFFEITQSVLDGKPAETLKVLEELYKEGHDLDEFAGSLIEHLRHLLLVSIDRSLAEPAGILKSSLSRLAEQSAKTNDADLVRLIRILNSAAYLMKRSPVPRLHLELALVEMANLDSTVSVKELIEKLSVIEKKFVGDGGDELDHENRAGKKHVVRDDDRDPASRDSGAHPQAQKPAPSHVEPGRVEEAAKGWEVLLLAVKKKKTSLWGFLSEAKVLSISETELTVKLPRDQRFHRERIEDKANREIILDEIKKAFGKPLSLKVVDGEVTEISGAKGEDPLENETVKTIVELFHGEIVKKEKR encoded by the coding sequence ATGCAAGAAAAAATCCCGTATCAGGTTTTGTCGCGACGGTGGAGACCAAGAGTCTTTGAAGAGATAGTGGGACAGGAGCATGTGACGACCTGCCTCATGAATGCAATTGAAGCCGGCAGGGTTGGGCACGCATATCTGTTCAGCGGATCAAGAGGCGTCGGGAAAACGACGGCAGCACGGGTCTTCGCAAGGGCGATCAACTGCGAGAACGGACCAAAGAGAAATCCGTGCAACGAGTGCAATACATGTAAAGAAATGCTTATCGGGTCAAGTCTTGATTTTCTTGAAATTGACGGCGCATCAAACCGCGGAATTGATGAGGTCAGAGAGATCAGAGAGAAAATAAAGTATGCGACTGCCGGTTCCAGGTACAGGATATACGTGATTGACGAAGTGCACATGCTTACGACGCCTGCTTTCAATGCACTCCTCAAGACACTTGAAGAGCCTCCTTCGCACGTGATTTTCATCATGGCCACGACTGCGCCGAGCGAGATTCCACCGACGATCCTGTCCCGGTGCCAGCGGTTCGATTTCAGGAGAATCTTCCCGGAGAAGATTGTCGAAAGACTCAAGATGGTCTCGAAAAAAGAACATTTCTCCGTTGAGGATGAGGCCCTCGCAGTCATTGCGAAAAAGGCGGAAGGCAGCATGAGGGATGCCGAGAGCATGCTTGACCAACTTGTGACCGGTACGGAGGGAACTGTTACGGCAGAGGTTGTCCGGAACTTTCTCGGCATACCCAAGGAAGATGTTTTCTTTGAAATCACACAATCCGTTCTTGATGGGAAGCCGGCCGAGACGCTCAAAGTCCTCGAGGAGCTCTACAAGGAGGGGCATGATCTCGATGAATTCGCAGGCTCGCTTATCGAGCACCTGAGACACCTGCTGCTCGTCTCAATTGACCGGTCTCTTGCCGAGCCCGCCGGGATACTGAAGAGTTCGCTCTCAAGGCTTGCGGAGCAGAGCGCAAAAACGAACGATGCAGACCTGGTCAGACTGATAAGAATTCTCAACTCCGCCGCATATTTGATGAAGAGGAGTCCTGTGCCGCGGCTCCATCTGGAACTTGCGCTCGTGGAAATGGCGAATCTTGATTCCACAGTCAGCGTGAAGGAATTGATAGAAAAACTCTCGGTCATTGAGAAGAAGTTTGTTGGAGATGGCGGAGACGAGTTGGACCATGAAAACAGAGCTGGAAAGAAGCATGTGGTCCGGGACGACGATCGGGACCCCGCCTCGCGCGATTCGGGTGCCCACCCTCAGGCGCAAAAGCCGGCGCCGTCACACGTTGAACCCGGGCGCGTAGAAGAAGCGGCAAAGGGGTGGGAAGTCCTCCTTCTCGCCGTTAAGAAGAAGAAAACTTCTCTCTGGGGTTTCTTGAGCGAGGCAAAAGTTCTGTCTATCTCCGAGACAGAGTTGACAGTCAAATTGCCTCGAGATCAGAGATTCCATAGGGAGCGGATCGAGGATAAAGCAAACAGAGAAATAATTCTCGATGAAATTAAGAAGGCGTTTGGGAAGCCTCTTTCTCTTAAGGTGGTTGACGGAGAAGTCACAGAGATAAGTGGGGCAAAAGGGGAAGACCCGTTGGAGAATGAAACTGTGAAAACGATTGTGGAACTTTTTCATGGTGAAATCGTGAAGAAAGAGAAGAGGTGA
- a CDS encoding 4Fe-4S binding protein, which yields MLDKLKGWRELPLGCVIEKAGNSDAYETGSWRTFRPVLDTEKCTTCLLCWIYCPDSSVRVKDSKVVGFDLNHCKGCGICAQECPPKIKAISMKLESEFE from the coding sequence ATGCTTGACAAGCTGAAGGGATGGAGGGAACTCCCGCTTGGATGCGTCATAGAAAAAGCCGGGAATTCTGATGCCTATGAGACAGGTTCATGGAGGACTTTCAGGCCGGTCCTTGACACTGAGAAGTGCACAACCTGCCTTTTGTGCTGGATCTATTGTCCGGATTCATCGGTTCGCGTGAAAGACAGCAAGGTCGTCGGTTTCGACCTCAACCACTGCAAGGGCTGCGGCATTTGTGCTCAGGAATGCCCCCCGAAGATAAAAGCGATTTCGATGAAGCTGGAAAGTGAATTTGAATGA
- a CDS encoding thiamine pyrophosphate-dependent enzyme translates to MISLKESSKKEDLLAGGHRACAGCAMTVIVRQILLAAKEPVVVGCATGCLEVTTTIFPYTAWKTPFVHSAFENVAATVSGIESAYRALKKRGKVTKDIKFIAFGGDGGTYDIGIQALSGALERGHNMLYVCYDNQAYMNTGTQRSGSTPIGAHTSTTPKGDVIMGKQQHRKDLTGIVAAHNIPYVAQASPSNWQDLMKKVEKALSANGPSFMNIVSSCHNGWKFPAELSIEMCKLAVETCYWPLFEIEEGTYKLTHKPRIKRPIEDWVKPQGRFAHLFTPEGKQLLERLQKDVDKAWDNLLIRCGEVELAAK, encoded by the coding sequence ATGATTTCGCTAAAAGAAAGTTCTAAGAAAGAAGACCTGCTGGCAGGAGGTCACCGTGCCTGCGCCGGCTGTGCGATGACAGTGATCGTGCGGCAGATACTGCTTGCAGCGAAGGAACCGGTCGTTGTGGGTTGCGCAACAGGATGTCTCGAGGTCACAACGACAATCTTTCCCTATACAGCATGGAAGACTCCATTTGTCCATAGCGCGTTTGAGAATGTCGCTGCCACAGTTAGCGGAATTGAGTCTGCCTATAGGGCGCTCAAGAAAAGGGGAAAGGTCACAAAGGATATCAAGTTCATCGCTTTTGGCGGCGACGGCGGCACGTATGATATCGGGATCCAGGCATTGTCGGGGGCGCTCGAGAGAGGGCACAACATGCTCTATGTATGCTACGACAATCAGGCCTACATGAACACCGGGACCCAGCGTTCCGGCTCAACACCCATCGGAGCGCATACCAGCACCACACCCAAGGGTGATGTCATCATGGGAAAGCAGCAGCACAGGAAAGACCTTACAGGAATCGTTGCGGCGCACAATATTCCATACGTGGCGCAGGCATCTCCCAGCAACTGGCAGGACCTGATGAAAAAAGTCGAAAAGGCACTTTCAGCGAACGGGCCATCGTTCATGAACATTGTTTCATCATGCCACAATGGCTGGAAGTTTCCGGCGGAGCTGAGCATAGAAATGTGCAAGCTAGCTGTGGAGACCTGCTATTGGCCGCTTTTTGAGATTGAGGAGGGGACGTACAAGCTGACGCACAAGCCCAGGATTAAGAGACCCATCGAGGACTGGGTTAAACCGCAGGGAAGGTTCGCTCACCTCTTCACGCCCGAAGGAAAGCAGCTGCTTGAGCGGCTTCAAAAGGATGTTGACAAGGCCTGGGATAATCTTCTCATCAGGTGCGGTGAGGTCGAGCTCGCCGCAAAATAG
- a CDS encoding phosphatidylglycerophosphatase A, whose product MKREVVKFLATGVYAGYFPVAPATFGSLICLILVWFLFPYLMDIYLPVMLAVCVIAIVFASLGERYFGEDGHKIVIDEFAGMMVSLYALPRSFPIYLLAFFLFRIFDIAKPFPARRSENLPSGLGVTADDLVSGLYANLVARAILLLR is encoded by the coding sequence ATGAAACGAGAAGTAGTGAAATTCCTTGCCACGGGAGTCTATGCCGGCTATTTCCCCGTAGCGCCTGCGACATTCGGAAGTCTCATCTGTCTCATCCTGGTCTGGTTTCTCTTTCCATACCTCATGGACATCTACTTGCCCGTCATGCTTGCAGTCTGTGTCATTGCCATCGTTTTCGCTTCCCTCGGCGAGCGATACTTTGGAGAAGACGGGCACAAGATCGTGATTGATGAGTTTGCAGGCATGATGGTGAGTCTCTATGCACTGCCCAGGAGTTTTCCAATCTATCTTCTTGCATTCTTCCTTTTCAGGATTTTCGACATAGCAAAACCTTTTCCGGCAAGACGCTCTGAGAATTTGCCTTCCGGGCTCGGAGTTACTGCCGATGACCTCGTGTCCGGGCTCTATGCGAATCTTGTGGCGAGAGCGATTCTTCTCTTGCGATAG
- a CDS encoding 2-oxoacid:acceptor oxidoreductase family protein, whose amino-acid sequence MMIEISWLGRGGQGVKTAALLFTETVIHEGKYCQGFPDFGPERSGAPVKGYNRIDDKEIRIHSRIENPDIGVVLDPSLMGKVDILAGLKEGGTLLINTDKDPGAIAKILGLTGRKVFTVNATGIALKEIGRPIPNTPMMAALARVTGVIKLETLAGLVKEKFAGKYSDKVIEGNLRALERAYKEVKGNA is encoded by the coding sequence ATGATGATCGAGATTAGCTGGTTGGGTAGAGGTGGACAAGGTGTAAAAACGGCCGCCCTCCTCTTTACGGAAACCGTGATTCACGAGGGGAAATATTGTCAGGGTTTCCCTGATTTCGGTCCTGAGAGAAGTGGCGCGCCAGTCAAGGGATACAATAGGATTGATGACAAGGAGATAAGAATCCATTCCAGGATCGAGAATCCTGACATAGGCGTCGTTCTTGATCCTTCTCTTATGGGCAAGGTTGATATCCTTGCAGGACTTAAGGAAGGCGGTACTCTCCTTATCAATACCGACAAGGACCCTGGCGCTATTGCGAAGATACTAGGACTCACCGGAAGAAAGGTGTTCACTGTCAACGCCACTGGGATAGCGCTCAAAGAGATTGGCCGGCCGATTCCGAATACGCCCATGATGGCCGCTCTCGCCAGGGTCACCGGAGTCATCAAGCTCGAAACTCTGGCAGGCCTGGTCAAGGAAAAATTCGCCGGGAAGTACTCTGACAAGGTAATAGAAGGAAACTTGAGGGCACTTGAGAGGGCCTATAAGGAGGTAAAAGGGAATGCTTGA
- the porA gene encoding pyruvate ferredoxin oxidoreductase — protein sequence MRKILSLTGNEAVGEAIRQLEPDVVAAYPITPQTELMERFAQYVADGKVQTEFVLVESEHSAMSASIGASLAGARSMTATSANGLALMWEVLYVASGNRCPIVMAVVSRALSGPINIHCDHSDSMGARDTGWIQLFSESAQEAYDNMIQATKISESQDVLLPTMVMLDGFITSHTADRVEVLDDAEVKKFVGEFRRKYSVIDVDNPATFGALDLQDYYFEHKRQVAEAVSQSTKRILSVSEEYGKLTGRKMALFESYRMDDAETGIIVLGSTAGTVKVVVDELRAEGKKVGMIKLRVFRPFPGDLLASSISHLKAVAVLDRSHTFGGPGGPVFTEVRASAYGKVRNVPIINYVYGLGGRDISIGDIKNVYKELEGIGKAGEPLTRFEFLGVRE from the coding sequence GTGAGAAAGATTCTTTCGCTTACGGGTAATGAGGCAGTCGGAGAGGCAATAAGACAGCTTGAGCCAGATGTTGTCGCGGCCTACCCGATAACTCCTCAGACTGAGTTAATGGAGAGATTTGCCCAGTACGTAGCTGATGGAAAGGTTCAGACAGAGTTTGTGCTTGTCGAATCGGAGCACAGCGCCATGAGCGCCTCTATCGGCGCGTCACTTGCAGGTGCAAGATCGATGACTGCGACATCAGCGAATGGTCTTGCTCTCATGTGGGAAGTCCTCTATGTGGCATCCGGCAATAGATGCCCCATAGTGATGGCTGTTGTCAGTAGGGCGTTGAGTGGGCCCATCAATATCCACTGCGACCACAGCGACTCCATGGGCGCGAGAGACACGGGTTGGATCCAGCTTTTCTCAGAGAGTGCTCAGGAAGCGTACGACAATATGATTCAGGCGACAAAAATCTCCGAATCACAGGATGTTCTTCTTCCCACGATGGTGATGCTTGACGGATTCATAACGAGCCACACTGCCGATAGAGTAGAAGTTCTTGATGATGCGGAGGTTAAGAAGTTTGTAGGCGAATTCAGGCGCAAATACTCTGTGATCGATGTGGACAACCCGGCTACGTTCGGTGCGCTTGATCTTCAGGACTACTATTTCGAGCACAAAAGGCAAGTCGCTGAGGCCGTGAGCCAATCAACGAAGAGAATCCTGAGCGTTTCGGAAGAGTATGGGAAGCTCACTGGAAGGAAGATGGCTCTTTTTGAAAGCTACAGGATGGATGACGCCGAGACCGGAATAATCGTTCTTGGGTCAACAGCAGGGACAGTCAAGGTCGTAGTCGATGAGCTGAGGGCTGAAGGAAAGAAGGTTGGGATGATCAAGCTGAGAGTCTTCAGACCTTTCCCCGGGGACCTTCTGGCATCCAGTATTTCCCATCTCAAGGCGGTTGCTGTTCTTGATAGGTCACACACGTTTGGCGGCCCGGGCGGCCCCGTTTTCACGGAAGTCAGAGCATCTGCCTACGGAAAAGTGAGAAACGTTCCCATCATCAACTATGTCTACGGTCTTGGTGGAAGGGATATTTCGATCGGGGACATAAAGAATGTATACAAAGAGCTCGAAGGCATCGGGAAAGCCGGAGAGCCACTTACCCGGTTTGAGTTTCTGGGAGTGAGGGAATAG